CGTTCTGGCGGGCATCCGCCAGATCCTGCTCGTTGGCGGCCAGAATCTCCGCGCTCAGCAACTCCAGGCTGTCCGCGATGGTCAGCAGCACGCGGTTTTTTTGTTCGGTGCTGAGTACCGAAAGCTGATATGACGCGGCCTTGGCCGCTTTACCCATTTGTTCAAGCATATCTGTTCCTTAAGCCACAATCATATCGTCGCGGTGGATGGCCACCGGACCATATTCATAACCGAGAATATCGCTAATCTGCTGCGAGTGGTGTCCGGCAATCATGCGCATGGCATCGCTGTTGTAACGCGATACGCCGTGGGCGACGTCCCGCCCCTGCAGGTTGCGGATGCGGATCACTTCCCCGCGGGAGAAGTTGCCGCTGACCGAACGGATGCCCTTCGGCAGCAGTGAGCTGCCGCGCTCCAGGATCGCCACCAGCGCGCCGTCGTCGACCACCAGTTCACCGGCCGGCGGTGCGCCGAAGATCCAGCGTTTGCGGTTTTCCAGCGGGGTCTGGAAGGCGTGGAAGCGGGTGCCCACCGGATTAGCCGCAATCACGTCGCCAATCACGCCAGGGCGGCTGCCCGCCGCGATGATGGTGTCAATGCCGGCGCGGCAGGCCACGTCGGCCGCCTGCAGCTTGGTGGTCATGCCGCCGGTGCCCAGCCCGGAAACGCTGTCGCCGGCCAGCGCACGCAGCGCATCGTCAATCGCGTGCACGTCGCCGATCAGTTCGGCCTGCGGGTTATTACGGGGATCGGCGGTAAACAGCCCCTGCTGATCGGTCAGCAGCAGCAGTTTGTCCGCACCGGCGAGGATCGCGGCCAGCGCCGACAGGTTGTCGTTATCGCCGACCTTGATCTCGGCGGTGGCCACCGCGTCGTTTTCGTTAATCACCGGCACAATATGGTTATCGAGCAGCGCGCGCAGGGTATCGCGGGCGTTAAGAAAACGCTCACGGTCTTCCAGGTCTGCGCGGGTCAGCAGCATCTGACCGATATGGATGCCGTAAATCGAGAACAGTTGTTCCCACAGCTGGATCAGACGGCTCTGCCCCACCGCAGCCAGCAGCTGCTTTGAGGCGATGGTAGGGGGCAGCTCGGGGTAGCCAAGATGTTCGCGCCCGGCGGCCATTGCCCCTGACGTCACAATCACAATCCGGTGGCCTGCCGCATGTTGCTGGGCGCACTGACGCACCAGTTCAACGATATGGGCCCGATTCAGCCGACGGGATCCGCCGGTCAGTACGCTGGTCCCCAGTTTTACCACCAGGGTCTGGCTGCTGCTCATTAATTTCCTGCCATATTGTAAAAAAAGAGTGCGAAGCAACGTTTTAACAGGTGTCGCGCCGGAAACCAACAGCAAGCCTGGGAAAACGACGAAAAAGCCCTGACCACTTGCTAGTCGAAAAGTTCGTTAATAACAAGAAATGTATAGAAGTGTAATAAAAGTTTAATACGAAAAGGGTAAAACGTTCCTGCCTTGAGCAGCCCCGTGGGCCGCTTACACACTTACTCTTTCGGGATTGATAGCAAAATGAAGAAAAGCGCACTGGCAATCTTAACCGCCGCACTGGCCCTCTCCACCGCAGCTCAGGCCGCAGAAGTCTATAACAAAGACGGCAACAAGCTGGACCTGTACGGCAAGGTCAAAGGCCTGCACTATTTCAGCGACAGCGACAGCAACAACGGCGATAAATCCTACGTTCGTCTGGGCTTCAAAGGCCAGACCCAGATTAATGACCTGATGACCGGCTACGGTCAGTGGGAATACCACTTCAACGCCAACAACTCCGAAAGCTCTGATGCGCAGAACGGCAACAAAACCCGTCTGGGCTTCGCCGGTCTGAAATTCGGCCAGTACGGCTCGGTCGACTACGGCCGCAACTACGGCGTGCTGTACGACGTGGAAGCCTGGACCGATATGTTCCCAGAGTTCGGCGGTGACGGCACGGCGCGTACCGACAACTTCATGACCGCGCGTACCACCGGCGTGGCCACC
This portion of the Erwinia sp. E602 genome encodes:
- the proB gene encoding glutamate 5-kinase → MSSSQTLVVKLGTSVLTGGSRRLNRAHIVELVRQCAQQHAAGHRIVIVTSGAMAAGREHLGYPELPPTIASKQLLAAVGQSRLIQLWEQLFSIYGIHIGQMLLTRADLEDRERFLNARDTLRALLDNHIVPVINENDAVATAEIKVGDNDNLSALAAILAGADKLLLLTDQQGLFTADPRNNPQAELIGDVHAIDDALRALAGDSVSGLGTGGMTTKLQAADVACRAGIDTIIAAGSRPGVIGDVIAANPVGTRFHAFQTPLENRKRWIFGAPPAGELVVDDGALVAILERGSSLLPKGIRSVSGNFSRGEVIRIRNLQGRDVAHGVSRYNSDAMRMIAGHHSQQISDILGYEYGPVAIHRDDMIVA